The genomic DNA TCAAGATTAAGTTTATAGGATGAAGTCACATAGAGATTGACCCTCTCGTAAAAAAGCAATTAGTGAACATTTCACTTCATTATAATTTAGGCGCTTTCGCCCAATCAGCAGCAAATTTCTCAATACCTTGGTCTGTTAATGGGTGCATAGCAAGTTGTTCAATTACTTTATAAGGAATTGTTGCAATGTGAGCACCTGCCATCGCTACACGAGTTACATGATCTGGATGTCTAACAGAAGCCGCAATAATTTGTGTATCTAGTTGATGAACATCGAATAATTCAGCAATTTTAGCAACTAATAATACGCCATCTTCAGAAATATCATCTAAGCGTCCTAAAAATGGAGAAACGTACGTTGCACCTGCTCGAGCAGCTAAAAGTGCTTGGTTCACAGTGAAAATAAGTGTAACGTTCGTTTTCACACCTTTTTCAGTAAGGTAGCGACAAGCTTCTAATCCTGCTAGCGTCATTGGAAGTTTTATCGTGACATTTTTATCGCCATCGTTAATTTTAATTAATTCTTCTGCTTGAGCAATCATTTCTTCTGCCGTAACAGCATCTGGAGTTACCTCTGCCGATACAGACTCAACTTTAGGTACTGTCTGACAAATTTCTGCGATACGGTCTTCAAACTTAACGCCCTCTTTTGCTACTAAAGAAGGATTCGTTGTAACACCAGCTAAAACTCCAAGTTTATATGCTTTTTTTATGTCCTCAAGATTTGCAGTATCAATAAAAAATTTCATGATCAATTCCCTCCAGTTTTTATACGTTGATGAGTTACATGTTTAATATGATTATCCCGTAAAAGCCCGATTGGTGTGGGATGAAGCCCCCACTGATTAAAGTTTCACTTTATTTCTTTTCTACTGCATGTCCGCCAAATTCATTGCGCAGAGCTGCTACAACTTTTCCTGTAAATGTATCATTGTCTAATGAGCGGTAGCGCATTAATAGAGACATCGCAATAACAGGAGTTGCTGTTTGAAGGTCTAATGCTGTTTCTACTGTCCATTTCCCTTCACCAGAAGAATGCATAACGCCTTTAATTTCATCCAGTTTTGCATCTTTAGAAAATGCATTTTCAGTTAATTCCATTAACCAAGAGCGGATTACTGAACCGTTGTTCCATACTCTTGATACTTTTTCATAATCGTAGTCAAATTCACTTTTTTCTAAAACCTCAAATCCTTCACCAATAGCAGCCATCATACCGTATTCAATTCCGTTGTGAATCATTTTTAAAAAGTGACCACTACCAGCTTTTCCAGCATATAAGTACCCATTTTCTACAGCTGTATCGCGGAAGATAGGTTCAACGATGTCCCAAGCTTCTTGATCTCCTCCGATCATGTAACAAGCACCATTGCGAGCGCCTTCCATTCCACCAGAAGTTCCTGCATCCATAAAGTGAATGCCATCTTTCTTTAATTGCTCATATCGGCGGATAGACTCTTTATAATGTGAATTACCAGCTTCAATTAAAATATCTCCTTTTGATAAAAGTGGTGTAACCTCATCAATAACAGAATCAACAACAGCGTGTGGTACCATTACCCAAAGAATTCTTGGTGATTGTAATGACTGAACAAGTTCACTTAAACTAGATGTACCTGTTGCCCCGTACTCTTTCATTTCTTCTACTGCGCTCGTATTTAAATCAAATGCTACTACTTCATGTTTATGATCCATTAAATTTTTCCCTAAATTTAATCCCATTTTACCTAACCCAATTAATCCTACTTGCATAATATAATTCCTCCTCAAATCATCTTTTATTAAAAATCCATATCACTACAATCTGGAATACCTTTCAGC from Bacillus cereus G9842 includes the following:
- the gnd gene encoding phosphogluconate dehydrogenase (NAD(+)-dependent, decarboxylating) — protein: MQVGLIGLGKMGLNLGKNLMDHKHEVVAFDLNTSAVEEMKEYGATGTSSLSELVQSLQSPRILWVMVPHAVVDSVIDEVTPLLSKGDILIEAGNSHYKESIRRYEQLKKDGIHFMDAGTSGGMEGARNGACYMIGGDQEAWDIVEPIFRDTAVENGYLYAGKAGSGHFLKMIHNGIEYGMMAAIGEGFEVLEKSEFDYDYEKVSRVWNNGSVIRSWLMELTENAFSKDAKLDEIKGVMHSSGEGKWTVETALDLQTATPVIAMSLLMRYRSLDNDTFTGKVVAALRNEFGGHAVEKK
- the fsa gene encoding fructose-6-phosphate aldolase codes for the protein MKFFIDTANLEDIKKAYKLGVLAGVTTNPSLVAKEGVKFEDRIAEICQTVPKVESVSAEVTPDAVTAEEMIAQAEELIKINDGDKNVTIKLPMTLAGLEACRYLTEKGVKTNVTLIFTVNQALLAARAGATYVSPFLGRLDDISEDGVLLVAKIAELFDVHQLDTQIIAASVRHPDHVTRVAMAGAHIATIPYKVIEQLAMHPLTDQGIEKFAADWAKAPKL